In Pseudomonadota bacterium, the sequence AGAGGGGCCCACAATATCGAATAACAGCGGTATATACAAATGGTATATCGATCCTGAAAAATGCCTCGACTTTTGGGCACGCAACAATGGGAGTTGCGGAAACTGCGTCCGTGTCTGCTCCTACAATAAGCTGCCGGGTAAGCTGCACGATATGGCGAGATTCCTGATTAAACACGCATCCTGGCTGAACCCTGTTCTTGTCGGGATGGACAAGCTGGTCGGCTACGGCAGTCGGGTCAAGACGGAAGATGCCTGGAAATGAAAGGGCCTATTGCCAGACTCAACTTCTCCACAAATTGACTCTAAATTTGTTTTTGACTAACGACTATTCGCTGTAGTTAAGATACGAAGCAATACAATTTGAGACCTTTGCAAAAGCACTCTAATTGCTCTTTTCTGCCATGCTTGTGCAAGCGATATCCAGTAAATTCAATAATCTCTGGATACCGGTTTTCACCCACGGATCATCCGCAAGCAGGTACCCGCACTCCGGGGCAGGCTTAATGACGGCATTTTTAGAGTCTTGCAAAGGTCTTTGTTAAATCAATAGATACCTCGCAGCTCTGCTGCGGAGTAGTTCATTTGCAATTAGGTTGTTGTCAGAGAAAACCAGGAAACCCCGGTGAAATTGTGGGAAGACAAATTTAACTTAAATATTCTTTCCTTTTCTGGTATAAAACATAATTGATTAAGGTTACTTCGGATATTAAAAAATAACGGATGCGCAAAACTGTATGAAACATGAAAGAAACAATCAGTCTGCCGGGATGTTTTTTATTGTCATTAAGGAATCCATAGGATCTTTTCTGGGTCACAACAATTTTGAGATGTCCGTTGCCCTTGCTTCATACGGTTTTTTTTCGATCATTCCGCTCCTCTTCTTTGTGGCGTATCTTTTCGGCAGCTATGATGCCCTTTCTCAGCAGGTCATCAAGGGTATTGAGAATCTTTTGCAGCATGTATTGCCGAACTTTAATATGTTCACGATAAAAGAATTCTATTTTTCCACCAGCTACAGAATCACCTGGGGTTTTATCAGCCTGTCCCTGATCTTTGTGTCTCTGATGTCTGTAAGTGATTCCCTGCGGACGGCCTTCCTTAAGATTTTTAATATTACACGGGAGATATCCTTTCTCCGGGTACAACTTATCAATATAGCGACAACAATGCTTATGCTCGCCCTGTTCATTGTCCTTGTCGCAGGTGAAATGGCATATATATCATTTGCGCGCCCATTTATTGATAGCATACCTTTTCTTAAGGGCAGCGGGGATGTCCTCGCATCATTAATAGTGACAAGTGTGTGCATGGTCATGGTTTATATTGCATTCCCGCCTAAAAGGCTCAAGGCCTGTCATATTGTAACAATATCCATCATTACCGCCATCCTCCTTGTCACGATGAAAAACCTCTTTACCCATTTCCTGAGCTTTAATCCTGATTATGGTATCGCCTTCGGTTCCCTGAAGACATTCTTCATAATGATCATCTGGGTGTATTACAGTTTTCTGGTAATCCTCTTTGGTGCTGAAATCATAGTAAATATCGGAAAAAAAGATGCCCTTCTATTGAAAAAACTATTTCTCAGCGTAGAAAATATTGAAAAAATCCCGGAAAGGTTCATCAACAGGTATACCAGGGTATATAACATGGATGATATTGTTTTTACGGAGGGAGAGCATGGCGATGTCATGTTCTTTATCGTATCCGGGACAGTCAGTATAAGCAGAAAAAATCAGATTATCAGAACTATGAAGAGAGGCGACTATTTCGGCGAAATGTCTATGCTCCTCAATGCTCCGAGGACAGCAACTGTAATTACATTGGAAGACAACACGCGGATTGTTGTCATTTCACAGGAGAACTTTGAAACTATCCTGAAGGAAAGCCCCGAGGTTGTCCTTACTATTCTTAAAGAAATGACCTTACGGCTCAAATTAACAAACGAAAGTATCTGATCTTTGGAACCACTTGTTCCACGAGTCGTTCTTGTTCCATCCGTCGCACTCAGAAAGGCTGCCACGGCCTTTGTACTATATGCCCAGATATGCCTCTGTAACCCTCGCATCGTGCTTGAGCGCTGATGATTCGCCTTCCATGACAATGCTCCCGTTTTCAAGGACATTGGTTCTCTGAGAGTGTTCCATTGCTATATGGGCATTCTGTTCAACAAGTATCATTGATATATGCTTTTCTTTATTTATAAACTGTATCAACGCAAATATTTCTTTTGTAATAATAGGTGAAAGCCCCATAGAAGGCTCATCAAGGAGCAGGAGCTTTGGATTGGCCATAAGCGCCCTCCCCATGGCAAGCATCTGTTGCTCGCCTCCTGACAGGGTCCCCGCAGGTTGCTTCAAACGTTCACCAAGCCTGGGAAAAGTAGTAAGAATGAGCCCGTATAGCTCCTTTTTCAAATGTCTGTCATGAAGTGAATATCCACCGAGTTCAAGGTTCTCCTTTACCGAAAGGTCGGGGAATACCCGTCTTCCCTCCGGCACCATCGTGATGCCGCACTTTACTATCTTTTCAGGTTTAAGCCCGCTTATTTCCCGGCCTTCAAACTCAATATTACCGCCTTGCGGTTTAAGGAGACCGGCAATAGTCTTCAAAAGGGTAGTTTTTCCGGCGCCGTTTGCACCAATGACAGAGAGGATTTCACCCGGTCTTATTTCTAATGTTACTTTATGAAGGGCTTTAATTACGCCATAATTTACCGTGATGCCGTTTATTTTGAGCAGCATATCTTCACTCATTCCAATGCTTCTCCAAGGTATGCCTCAATCACTTTTTTGTCCTTTTTAACCTCTGAGGGCACGCCTTCCATGATTTTTTCACCAAAATCCATTACGACTATCCTGTCGGAAATGCCCATGACAAGCTTCATCTGGTGTTCTATGATGATTATTGAGAGAGAATATTTGTCTTTTATCACTTTTATTGTATCCACAAAATCAAGCACTTCTCTGGGGTTCATGCCCGCACCCGGCTCATCGATGAGTAATAATCTTGGTCCTGTCGAAAGTGCCCGTGCGAGTTCCAACCTTCTCTGTTCCCCATAAGGCAGGCTGCCGGCAGGATAATCTTCCTTACCGGATAACCCGAAAAAGTCGATAAGACCTCTTGCTTTTTCTTCGGCTTTTCCTTCTAAAGCAAAATAATTGTCGGTTCGGAACAAAGCAGAAAGCAGACCATAACTCTTCCCGGCAAGTACAGCCGATAAGATGTTTTCAAAAACAGTTAGATTATTGAATAACCTCATGTTCTGAAACGTGCGCGATATTCCGAGATGTGACAGTTTGTAGGGGGGAACCCCTGTTATGTGTTTATCAGAGAATTTTATCATGCCTCCATCGGGGCTGTAAAACCCGGTAATAAGATTAAATACTGTGGTTTTGCCGGCGCCGTTGGGCCCTATTATGCCGAGTGTCTCGCCTTCCCGTACATAAAAAGACATATTATCAACAGCCTTCACGCCGCCAAAACTTTTTTCAAGGTTTATTGCTTCCAGCAATTTCATAGTTCAAAACTTCATTTTATTTTTTTGGCCATCAACCCATATGGTTTCCACATCATTAGTGCAATAAGCAGTATTGGGATTACCACCCATCTTAAATCCAGTAGTTCAACGGGCAGGACGATCCGCAGCCCCTCTATAAAACCTACCCATATAATGCTTGCATAGATCGTTCCCCTGATGCTTCCCATGCCGCCGATTATAACAATGATGAGAAAATCTATCGATTTGAGTATGTCAAAATTTGACGGATGGAGAAAGGTGTAAAGATGTGCATACAGGCCACCTCCAATACCTGCGAGCATACATCCGTAAGAGAATGCCATGAGTTTCATTCTTGATGTATTAATCCCTATAGAGGTTGACGCAAGCTCATCATCCCTGATGGATCGCAGGAAGAGCCCGTACCTCGAATATATGAGGTTTTTTG encodes:
- a CDS encoding reductive dehalogenase encodes the protein EGPTISNNSGIYKWYIDPEKCLDFWARNNGSCGNCVRVCSYNKLPGKLHDMARFLIKHASWLNPVLVGMDKLVGYGSRVKTEDAWK
- a CDS encoding YihY/virulence factor BrkB family protein codes for the protein MKHERNNQSAGMFFIVIKESIGSFLGHNNFEMSVALASYGFFSIIPLLFFVAYLFGSYDALSQQVIKGIENLLQHVLPNFNMFTIKEFYFSTSYRITWGFISLSLIFVSLMSVSDSLRTAFLKIFNITREISFLRVQLINIATTMLMLALFIVLVAGEMAYISFARPFIDSIPFLKGSGDVLASLIVTSVCMVMVYIAFPPKRLKACHIVTISIITAILLVTMKNLFTHFLSFNPDYGIAFGSLKTFFIMIIWVYYSFLVILFGAEIIVNIGKKDALLLKKLFLSVENIEKIPERFINRYTRVYNMDDIVFTEGEHGDVMFFIVSGTVSISRKNQIIRTMKRGDYFGEMSMLLNAPRTATVITLEDNTRIVVISQENFETILKESPEVVLTILKEMTLRLKLTNESI
- a CDS encoding ABC transporter ATP-binding protein — encoded protein: MLKINGITVNYGVIKALHKVTLEIRPGEILSVIGANGAGKTTLLKTIAGLLKPQGGNIEFEGREISGLKPEKIVKCGITMVPEGRRVFPDLSVKENLELGGYSLHDRHLKKELYGLILTTFPRLGERLKQPAGTLSGGEQQMLAMGRALMANPKLLLLDEPSMGLSPIITKEIFALIQFINKEKHISMILVEQNAHIAMEHSQRTNVLENGSIVMEGESSALKHDARVTEAYLGI
- a CDS encoding ABC transporter ATP-binding protein: MKLLEAINLEKSFGGVKAVDNMSFYVREGETLGIIGPNGAGKTTVFNLITGFYSPDGGMIKFSDKHITGVPPYKLSHLGISRTFQNMRLFNNLTVFENILSAVLAGKSYGLLSALFRTDNYFALEGKAEEKARGLIDFFGLSGKEDYPAGSLPYGEQRRLELARALSTGPRLLLIDEPGAGMNPREVLDFVDTIKVIKDKYSLSIIIIEHQMKLVMGISDRIVVMDFGEKIMEGVPSEVKKDKKVIEAYLGEALE